From a region of the Zingiber officinale cultivar Zhangliang chromosome 10B, Zo_v1.1, whole genome shotgun sequence genome:
- the LOC122029470 gene encoding protein S-acyltransferase 24-like isoform X1 → MSSEIEVVEEGAEVTGGAAASGMTEEPLKNDVYTAAAYGDLEKLQRLVEVEGCSVSEPDGAGYYALQWAALNNRTAVIQYIIEHGGDVNATDNTGQTALHWSSVRGHIQAAEILLKEGARVDASDLYGYQTTHVAAQYGQTAFIYQIIIKWNADPDIPDNDGRSALHWAAYKGFADSIRLLLFLDAYRGRQDKEDCTPLHWAAIRGNLEACTVLVQAGKKEDLMITDRAGLTPAQLASDKGHHQVAFFLGNARRVFDRRCDGNSNFGRLSKLGLAPVLCCVIVAMLFTYIHSVIAGSYVLRLTIVFGLFAWLGVFLSVTGLVMFYRCSRKDPGFINRSTRDLQSIRDDEPLLKSELNHPALMAGNWSQLCATCKIVRPLRAKHCSTCDRCVEQFDHHCPWVSNCIGKRNKWHFLMFLVLEISAMIVTGLVAITRIVRDPSPPSFGGWLSHNVAEHPGVVSFLVMDFFLFFGVAALTFIQASQIARNITTNEMSNAMRYSYLRGPGGRFQNPYDHGTRKNCSDFLFKGYNEDVELPDQTPAAQELGMIQMTRSPNAQNGENHSHQVSNGHVCADAQAKDTKHVNHSKCCNGNNNSKSNGVPLGLGLGFGLGRSNRHNTRILPL, encoded by the exons ATGTCATCGGAGATCGAAGTGGTGGAGGAGGGGGCAGAGGTCACGGGAGGGGCAGCGGCGTCGGGAATGACCGAGGAGCCCTTGAAGAACGATGTGTACACGGCGGCCGCGTACGGTGATCTGGAGAAGCTCCAGAGGCTGGTGGAGGTGGAGGGATGCTCCGTCTCGGAGCCGGATGGGGCCGGGTATTACGCCCTCCAGTGGGCAGCCCTCAATAATCGCACCGCCGTCATCCAGTACATCATCGAG CATGGAGGAGATGTAAATGCTACCGACAACACGGGGCAAACAGCCCTCCATTGGAGTTCAGTGCGGGGGCACATCCAAGCTGCCGAGATACTGCTCAAGGAAGGTGCTCGTGTTGATGCCTCAGACTTGTATGGATATCAG ACCACTCATGTTGCAGCACAGTATGGTCAGACAGCATTTATCTATCAAATCATTATAAAATGGAATGCTGATCCTGATATCCCTGATAATGATGGACGGAGTGCTTTACACTG GGCTGCTTATAAGGGATTTGCTGATTCCATTCGCCTTCTTTTATTTCTAGATGCCTACAGGGGGCGGCAGGATAAAGAGG ATTGCACTCCCCTTCATTGGGCTGCTATCAGAGGAAATCTAGAGGCATGCACAGTTCTAGTTCAAGCAGGGAAGAAAGAGGACTTGATGATTACAGATAGGGCTGGTTTAACTCCTGCTCAACTTGCTTCAGATAAGGGACATCATCAAGTTGCTTTTTTCCTT GGCAATGCTAGAAGGGTGTTTGACAGGCGATGTGATGGGAATAGCAATTTCGGCAGGTTATCAAAGTTAGGACTTGCACCTGTTCTTTGTTGTGTCATAGTTGCTATGCTGTTTACGTACATACACTCAGTCATTGCAG GTTCTTATGTCTTGAGATTAACCATTGTCTTTGGGCTTTTTGCCTGGTTAGGAGTCTTCCTGTCAGTTACAGGATTAGTTATGTTTTATAGGTGTAGCAG GAAAGATCCTGGTTTCATCAATAGGAGCACAAGGGATTTACAAAGCATCAGAGATGAT GAACCTTTGCTAAAATCGGAGTTAAATCATCCTGCACTGATGGCCGGGAATTGGTCTCAGCTGTGTGCAACGTGCAAG ATTGTCAGGCCACTGCGTGCAAAGCATTGTTCCACTTGTGACCGATGCGTAGAACAGTTTGATCATCACTGTCCTTGGGTATCTAACTGTATCGGCAAG AGAAATAAATGGCACTTCTTGATGTTTCTCGTTCTCGAAATCTCTGCTATGATTGTCACTGGTTTAGTCGCCATTACAA GAATTGTGAGAGATCCTTCTCCGCCTTCTTTCGGTGGATGGTTGAGTCATAATGTTGCTGAGCATCCTGGAGTCGTTTCATTTCTAGTAATGGATTTTTTCCTCTTCTTTGGTGTTGCTGCATTGACATTTATCCAAGCATCACAG ATTGCACGAAACATAACAACAAATGAAATGTCAAATGCCATGCGATACAGCTACCTCAGAGGTCCGGGCGGACGATTTCAGAACCCCTACGACCATGGTACTCGCAAGAACTGCTCGGATTTCTTGTTCAAGGGGTACAACGAGGACGTGGAGCTTCCAGATCAAACACCTGCCGCTCAAGAGCTGGGGATGATTCAAATGACCCGAAGCCCAAATGCGCAAAATGGGGAGAACCATTCGCATCAAGTGAGCAACGGCCATGTCTGTGCTGATGCTCAGGCCAAAGATACCAAACATGTTAATCATTCAAAATGCTGCAACGGCAACAATAACAGTAAGAGCAATGGCGTGCCACTCGGACTAGGCTTAGGCTTTGGCCTTGGTCGAAGCAACCGGCACAACACAAGGATTCTTCCATTGTGA
- the LOC122029470 gene encoding protein S-acyltransferase 24-like isoform X2: MSSEIEVVEEGAEVTGGAAASGMTEEPLKNDVYTAAAYGDLEKLQRLVEVEGCSVSEPDGAGYYALQWAALNNRTAVIQYIIEHGGDVNATDNTGQTALHWSSVRGHIQAAEILLKEGARVDASDLYGYQTTHVAAQYGQTAFIYQIIIKWNADPDIPDNDGRSALHWAAYKGFADSIRLLLFLDAYRGRQDKEDCTPLHWAAIRGNLEACTVLVQAGKKEDLMITDRAGLTPAQLASDKGHHQVAFFLGNARRVFDRRCDGNSNFGRLSKKDPGFINRSTRDLQSIRDDEPLLKSELNHPALMAGNWSQLCATCKIVRPLRAKHCSTCDRCVEQFDHHCPWVSNCIGKRNKWHFLMFLVLEISAMIVTGLVAITRIVRDPSPPSFGGWLSHNVAEHPGVVSFLVMDFFLFFGVAALTFIQASQIARNITTNEMSNAMRYSYLRGPGGRFQNPYDHGTRKNCSDFLFKGYNEDVELPDQTPAAQELGMIQMTRSPNAQNGENHSHQVSNGHVCADAQAKDTKHVNHSKCCNGNNNSKSNGVPLGLGLGFGLGRSNRHNTRILPL; encoded by the exons ATGTCATCGGAGATCGAAGTGGTGGAGGAGGGGGCAGAGGTCACGGGAGGGGCAGCGGCGTCGGGAATGACCGAGGAGCCCTTGAAGAACGATGTGTACACGGCGGCCGCGTACGGTGATCTGGAGAAGCTCCAGAGGCTGGTGGAGGTGGAGGGATGCTCCGTCTCGGAGCCGGATGGGGCCGGGTATTACGCCCTCCAGTGGGCAGCCCTCAATAATCGCACCGCCGTCATCCAGTACATCATCGAG CATGGAGGAGATGTAAATGCTACCGACAACACGGGGCAAACAGCCCTCCATTGGAGTTCAGTGCGGGGGCACATCCAAGCTGCCGAGATACTGCTCAAGGAAGGTGCTCGTGTTGATGCCTCAGACTTGTATGGATATCAG ACCACTCATGTTGCAGCACAGTATGGTCAGACAGCATTTATCTATCAAATCATTATAAAATGGAATGCTGATCCTGATATCCCTGATAATGATGGACGGAGTGCTTTACACTG GGCTGCTTATAAGGGATTTGCTGATTCCATTCGCCTTCTTTTATTTCTAGATGCCTACAGGGGGCGGCAGGATAAAGAGG ATTGCACTCCCCTTCATTGGGCTGCTATCAGAGGAAATCTAGAGGCATGCACAGTTCTAGTTCAAGCAGGGAAGAAAGAGGACTTGATGATTACAGATAGGGCTGGTTTAACTCCTGCTCAACTTGCTTCAGATAAGGGACATCATCAAGTTGCTTTTTTCCTT GGCAATGCTAGAAGGGTGTTTGACAGGCGATGTGATGGGAATAGCAATTTCGGCAGGTTATCAAA GAAAGATCCTGGTTTCATCAATAGGAGCACAAGGGATTTACAAAGCATCAGAGATGAT GAACCTTTGCTAAAATCGGAGTTAAATCATCCTGCACTGATGGCCGGGAATTGGTCTCAGCTGTGTGCAACGTGCAAG ATTGTCAGGCCACTGCGTGCAAAGCATTGTTCCACTTGTGACCGATGCGTAGAACAGTTTGATCATCACTGTCCTTGGGTATCTAACTGTATCGGCAAG AGAAATAAATGGCACTTCTTGATGTTTCTCGTTCTCGAAATCTCTGCTATGATTGTCACTGGTTTAGTCGCCATTACAA GAATTGTGAGAGATCCTTCTCCGCCTTCTTTCGGTGGATGGTTGAGTCATAATGTTGCTGAGCATCCTGGAGTCGTTTCATTTCTAGTAATGGATTTTTTCCTCTTCTTTGGTGTTGCTGCATTGACATTTATCCAAGCATCACAG ATTGCACGAAACATAACAACAAATGAAATGTCAAATGCCATGCGATACAGCTACCTCAGAGGTCCGGGCGGACGATTTCAGAACCCCTACGACCATGGTACTCGCAAGAACTGCTCGGATTTCTTGTTCAAGGGGTACAACGAGGACGTGGAGCTTCCAGATCAAACACCTGCCGCTCAAGAGCTGGGGATGATTCAAATGACCCGAAGCCCAAATGCGCAAAATGGGGAGAACCATTCGCATCAAGTGAGCAACGGCCATGTCTGTGCTGATGCTCAGGCCAAAGATACCAAACATGTTAATCATTCAAAATGCTGCAACGGCAACAATAACAGTAAGAGCAATGGCGTGCCACTCGGACTAGGCTTAGGCTTTGGCCTTGGTCGAAGCAACCGGCACAACACAAGGATTCTTCCATTGTGA